The following proteins are co-located in the Ammospiza caudacuta isolate bAmmCau1 chromosome 20, bAmmCau1.pri, whole genome shotgun sequence genome:
- the MMP28 gene encoding matrix metalloproteinase-28 yields the protein MEEMELEEMELEEMELEEVELEEVELEEMELEELFLEKYGYFREQGAGTHSPAEFSKALRDFQRVTHLPASGVLDAPTLHQMALPRCGTDDGHGRAAPARRRRRSAQHGGRWPKRQLTYRVVNRPPYLPQHGVRLAVRAAFQLWSNVSSLLFWEAQDGPADIRLTFFHGDHNDGLNNAFDGPGGALAHAFLPRRGEAHFDSAERWSLHSGKGRNLFIVVAHEVGHTLGLQHSPVKSALMSPYYKKLSKDFVLSWDDILAIQSLYGKPSKGSAIQLPGKVFTHFQDWNTDLYSRDRQQRSLSTYYCHSFFDAITSDGDHNLYIFKGSHYWVVSGSGNASEPQTLQPRWPGLPAGIDACAWSQSTGKFYFFKGGRCWRYSGSQLDAGFPRKCSALGLPRHPDTALYFQQLRRLVVFKGPKYFVLGEDPMAVEPYYPRSLRDWAGLPPGTAGALAHRDRALYFFRDDQFWKFDQDKLQVVATGKWATQLAWMGCWDANSEQVLF from the exons ATGGAGGAGATGGAACTGGAGGAGATGGAACTGGAGGAGATGGAACTGGAGGAGGTGGAACTGGAGGAGGTGGAACTGGAGGAGATGGAACTGGAGGAG ctcttcctggagaAATATGGCTATTTCAGGGAGCAGGGGGCcggcacacacagcccagccgAGTTCAGCAAGGCGCTGAG ggatTTCCAGCGTGTGACCCACCTCCCTGCCAGCGGGGTGCTGGATGCCCCCACCCTCCATCAGAtggccctgcccaggtgtgGCACGGATGACGGGCACGGCcgcgctgcccctgcccggcgccgcCGGCGCTCGGCACAGCACG GAGGGCGGTGGCCGAAGCGGCAGCTGACGTACCGCGTGGTGAACCGGCCGCCGTACCTGCCGCAGCACGGCGTGCGCTTGGCCGTGCGCGCCGccttccagctctggagcaACGTGTCCTCCCTGCTCTTCTGGGAGGCGCAGGATGGTCCTGCCGACATCCGCCTCACCTTCTTCCACGGCGACCACAACGATGGACTCAACAACGCCTTCGATGGGCCAG GCGGTGCCCTGGCCCACGCCTTCCTGCCCCGGCGAGGAGAAGCTCACTTTGACAGCGCTGAGCGCTGGTCCCTGCACAGTGGCAAGGGGAGGAACCTGTTCATCGTGGTGGCCCACGAGGTGGGGCAcacgctggggctgcagcactcGCCCGTCAAGAGCGCCCTCATGTCACCCTACTACAAGAAGCTCAGCAAGGATTTTGTCCTCAGCTGGGATGACATCTTGGCCATCCAGAGTTTGTACG GAAAGCCCTCCAAGGGCTCGGCCATCCAGCTCCCAGGAAAGGTCTTCACTCACTTCCAGGACTGGAACACGGACCTTTACAGCAGGGACCggcagcagaggagcctcagCACCTATTACTGCCACTCCTTCTTCGATGCCATAACCTCTG ATGGGGATCACAACCTCTACATCTTCAAGGGCAGCCACTACTGGGTGGTGTCAGGCAGTGGCAATGCCAGTGAGCCCCAGACTCTGCAGCCGCGCTGGCCCGGCCTCCCCGCCGGCATCGACGCCTGCGCCTGGTCCCAGAGCACGGGCAAGTTCTACTTCTTCAAAG GTGGCCGATGCTGGCGCTACTCTGGCTCCCAGCTGGACGCGGGATTCCCCCGCAAATGCAgcgccctggggctgccccggcaCCCGGACACCGCGCTCTACTTCCAGCAGCTCCGGCGCCTCGTGGTCTTCAAGGGGCCCAAGTACTTCGTGCTGGGCGAGGATCCCATGGCCGTGGAGCCCTACTACCCCCGGAGCCTGCGGgactgggcagggctgcccccGGGCACCGCCGGCGCCCTCGCCCACCGCGACCGCGCCCTCTACTTCTTCAGGGACGATCAGTTCTGGAAATTCGACCAGGACAAGCTGCAGGTGGTGGCCACCGGCAAATGGGCCACGCAGCTGGCCTGGATGGGCTGCTGGGATGCCAACAGTGAGCAGGTGCTGTTCTGA